From Lytechinus variegatus isolate NC3 chromosome 16, Lvar_3.0, whole genome shotgun sequence, the proteins below share one genomic window:
- the LOC121429842 gene encoding cyclin-C-like, with amino-acid sequence MAGNFWQSSHCQQWILDKQVLMKDRQTDLQILTEEEYQKVMIFYAGVIQALGEQLKVRQQVVSTATIYFKRFYSKNNLKSIDPLLMSPTCLFLASKVEEFGPLINSRLISACQSVVKKLPYAFSGQEFPYTIKLILECEFYLLEIMDCCLIVYHPYRPLIQYASDLGQEDQLLPLAWHIINDSLRTDVCLLYPPYLIALASLHMACVISQNDHTKIWFADLNVDLDKILEITQQILKLYDLWENYDEKKEIASVLAKVPKPQPIPPPSASAATSDS; translated from the exons ATGGCAGGAAACTTTTGGCAAAGCTCTCATTG TCAGCAATGGATTCTGGATAAACAAGTCCTGATGAAGGATCGCCAAACAGATTTACAGATCCTAACAGAAGAGGAGTACCAAAAAGTCATGATCTTCTATGCAGGAG TTATTCAAGCACTTGGAGAACAGCTCAAAGTTCGTCAACAAGTAGTCAGCACTGCAACCATCTATTTCAAAAGATTTTATTCCAA gAACAACCTTAAGAGTATAGATCCACTTCTAATGTCACCAACCTGTTTATTTTTAGCATCAAAAGTTGAG GAGTTTGGCCCTCTGATCAATAGCAGATTGATAAGTGCCTGTCAGTCAGTAG TGAAAAAGCTGCCATATGCCTTCTCTGGACAAGAATTTCCATACACAATCAAATTG ATCctggaatgtgaattttacctcCTGgaaatcatg GATTGTTGTTTGATAGTGTATCACCCATACAGGCCTCTTATACAATACGCATCTGATCTTGGACAAGAAGATCAGCTCCTACCTCTCGCTTG GCATATAATCAATGACAGTCTTAGAACAGATGTTTGCTTGCTATATCCACCATATTTAATTGCTTTAG CTTCCCTCCATATGGCGTGTGTGATATCCCAGAATGATCATACTAAGATTTGGTTTGCTGATCTCAATGTGGATCTAGACAAG attCTTGAAATTACACAACAAATTCTCAAACTGTATGATCTATGGGAAAACTACGATGAGAAGAAAGAGATCGCCAGCGTGCTCGCCAAAGTTCCGAAACCTCAGCCCATCCCACCCCCCTCAGCATCCGCTGCAACGTCAGACAGCTAA